In Daphnia magna isolate NIES linkage group LG6, ASM2063170v1.1, whole genome shotgun sequence, the following are encoded in one genomic region:
- the LOC116925362 gene encoding protein croquemort has product MSRGPVFWGIFGMVGAIIGVVFAVGIPFLVSFIVDQQLRLQPGTIMYKFWETSPVPMYIRFYMYNVTNSDDVLNLQVKPIVEEIGPFTYTEVHERVNVERYDNFTLKFQQKRYWQYVEEMSNGSLEDPITTLNVPLLSAAYTIRFKPQFIKAGFNAFIRKTNTEIFVTKTVNELLFAGYSDPLLNFSQLIPPGYLDIPPGYDKFGWFYKRNGSETYDGVFNIFTGVDDISKLDVMDMWNYTRKTEYYESYCGMVNGSFGEGWPPRRERTSIEMYSTDLCRSITLDYTQDVSKKGVTFYRFAGTERMFASAQENPDNWCFWSGDVFNLSGVSNSSTCRYGAPAFVSFPHYYLADSFLQNQVEGLNPQKELHEFHVDLEPRTAVPLQVAARFQINILLESIKGISILKNVRQVYMPVMWFGVSADLTDSLLGWIHFTLIGPYIGSFCFFLLFVASMVVVAKSGIKYAKMKRIQPKNEVTITEDSDK; this is encoded by the exons ATGAGTCGTGGACCTGTCTTTTGGGGGATCTTCGGCATGGTAGGTGCCATCATTGGAGTGGTTTTTGCAGTTGGAATTCCTTTTCTCGTCAGTTTCATAGTTGATCAG CAACTGAGACTTCAGCCTGGCACGATTATGTACAAATTTTGGGAAACTTCGCCAGTCCCGATGTACATCCGTTTCTACATGTACAACGTGACAAACAGTGACGATGTCCTCAATCTTCAAGTTAAGCCCATCGTTGAAGAAATTGGGCCTTTTACCTACAC TGAAGTGCACGAACGCGTGAATGTGGAGAGATATGACAATTTCACTCTCAAGTTCCAGCAGAAGAGATATTGGCAGTATGTTGAAGAAATGAGCAATGGATCTTTGGAAGACCCCATCACTACCCTTAACGTCCCTCTTTTG AGCGCAGCCTATACTATACGGTTCAAGCCACAATTCATCAAAGCAGGCTTCAATGCATTCATTAGAAAAACCAACACCGAAATTTTTGTGACGAAAACGGTGAACGAACTCTTGTTCGCCGGTTATTCAGATCCTTTACTGAATTTTTCCCAGCTGATTCCACCAGGTTATCTCGATATTCCACCCGGATATGACAAATTTGGCTGGTTTTATAAA CGCAATGGGTCAGAAACATATGACGGCGtgtttaatatttttaccGGTGTGGATGATATCAGTAAACTCGATGTGATGGACATGTGGAACTATACCCGAAAAACCGA GTATTACGAATCGTATTGTGGAATGGTCAACGGATCGTTTGGTGAAGGATGGCCGCCAAGAAGAGAGCGAACAAGCATCGAAATGTATTCTACCGATCTATGCAG GTCTATTACTTTGGACTATACGCAAGATGTTTCGAAAAAGGGCGTCACATTTTACCGGTTTGCTGGTACAGAACGAATGTTTGCAAGTGCACAGGAAAATCCAGACAATTGGTGTTTTTGGTCGGGTGATGTCTTTAACCTGTCAGGAGTCAGCAACTCGTCAACGTGTCGCTACGGAGCCCCTGcctttgtttcatttcctcACTATTATTTGGCGGACTCTTTCTTACAAAATCAAGTAGAAGGATTGAATCCCCAAAAAGAACTACACGAATTCCATGTCGATCTCGAACCG CGTACAGCAGTTCCGTTACAAGTCGCCGCTCGTTTCCAAATCAACATTTTATTAGAGTCCATAAAAGGCATAAG CATCCTCAAAAACGTCAGACAAGTCTACATGCCAGTGATGTGGTTCGGTGTAAGTGCCGATTTGACTGACAGCTTGTTGGGTTGGATTCATTTTACCTTGATAGGACCTTACATTGGATCCTTTTGCTTCTTCTTGCTTTTTGTCGCATCTATGGTCGTAGTTGCAAAAAGTGGAATCAAATATGCCAAAATGAAAAGGATACAACCAAAAAACGAAGTGACAATAACGGAAGATAgcgataaataa